A section of the Pseudanabaena mucicola str. Chao 1806 genome encodes:
- a CDS encoding DUF5340 family protein, which yields MSSFPVPSHIHYELLLQLLERQTLPALHNEMKHPHLGTKLNVSREHLQAAIINLRKAFALQKQVEDICEYHGIEVSYRWSLSETEQEMGRSLKEISNPPNNS from the coding sequence GTGAGTTCATTTCCTGTCCCATCTCATATTCACTATGAACTTTTACTTCAGTTGCTAGAGCGTCAGACATTGCCTGCACTACATAACGAGATGAAGCATCCACATTTAGGAACAAAGCTCAATGTTTCCAGAGAGCATTTACAAGCGGCAATTATTAATTTACGCAAGGCTTTTGCTTTACAGAAACAGGTTGAGGATATCTGTGAATATCACGGGATTGAGGTGTCTTATCGATGGTCTTTGAGTGAGACAGAGCAAGAAATGGGGCGATCGCTAAAGGAAATTTCTAACCCCCCCAACAATTCGTGA
- a CDS encoding DUF1824 family protein, whose translation MSNILTIADAERILWELSDLDPETATSERRSQIREALDYLTKQADYHIFGICADTTQEALQSLLRYAAHFRYELPENNDLTAITDGVYLKYNPRNRRYYLDNYKGAYRGVLLSLHTDFTDGYSGTHGHFPLDLF comes from the coding sequence ATGAGCAATATTTTAACCATCGCCGATGCTGAGCGTATTCTGTGGGAACTAAGCGATTTAGATCCAGAAACGGCTACTTCAGAGCGTCGATCGCAAATTCGCGAAGCCTTAGATTATTTAACTAAACAAGCCGATTATCACATTTTTGGGATCTGTGCTGATACCACTCAAGAAGCGCTGCAATCTTTGCTACGCTATGCAGCGCATTTTCGCTATGAGTTGCCCGAAAACAATGATTTAACAGCGATCACCGATGGTGTATATCTCAAATACAATCCCCGTAATCGTCGCTACTATCTTGATAACTACAAAGGCGCTTATCGTGGCGTATTACTCTCTCTGCACACTGATTTTACCGATGGCTATAGCGGTACTCACGGACATTTTCCTTTGGATCTCTTTTAA
- a CDS encoding carotenoid oxygenase family protein, with the protein MVQAASPTFSRQDWLKGYESLKTEQAYWIDEIEGQIPLELEGTLFRNGPGQLDINGQKYGHPFDGDGMICAIAFKNGKAHFANQFVKTPEFLAEQKAGKILYRGVFGTQKAGGWLSNIFDLRNKNVANTNVVYQGGKLLALWEAAHPYSLNPKNLDTVGLENFGGKLGASEVFTAHPRKDDRTGELWGFGVQPGPKSKISIYKVSDRGELSTESQVDVSGFCFLHDFAYTPNYRIFMQNPVSFKPLPFILGLATAGECIELKPNTLSQFLLIDRQGNLQTLETDPCFVFHHCNAYERDDEIIVDSVCYPDYPKLEPNTDFRDVNFDQVVAGQLWRFTINHRLGTVKRELILERSCEFPVVHPRCMGQEYRYAYIGTIAKEVGNAPLQAIAKIDMNTGKQEFHSFAPRGFISEPIFVPRDRNAGSEEDDGWVLTLIFNAEHNRSDLVILDAQNISGKPVATLHLKHHVPYGLHGTFTQEVF; encoded by the coding sequence ATGGTTCAGGCGGCATCTCCTACATTTTCGCGTCAAGACTGGCTAAAGGGATATGAGTCTCTAAAAACTGAGCAAGCCTATTGGATTGACGAAATCGAAGGGCAAATACCTTTAGAACTTGAAGGTACTTTATTTCGGAATGGTCCTGGGCAACTGGATATTAATGGTCAAAAGTATGGGCATCCCTTTGATGGCGATGGGATGATCTGCGCGATCGCATTTAAAAATGGCAAGGCTCATTTTGCAAATCAATTTGTGAAAACCCCTGAGTTTTTAGCGGAGCAGAAAGCAGGAAAAATTTTATATCGGGGCGTATTTGGGACACAAAAAGCTGGGGGATGGCTGAGCAATATTTTTGATTTGCGGAATAAGAATGTCGCTAATACCAATGTGGTTTATCAGGGCGGTAAGTTACTAGCTTTATGGGAAGCAGCACATCCTTACTCTCTCAATCCTAAAAATTTAGATACGGTGGGGTTAGAAAATTTTGGTGGTAAGTTAGGGGCTAGCGAGGTTTTTACTGCACATCCGCGCAAGGATGATCGCACAGGGGAACTATGGGGATTTGGGGTACAACCGGGACCAAAGTCTAAAATTTCAATTTATAAGGTAAGTGATCGCGGTGAATTATCTACAGAATCTCAGGTAGATGTTTCAGGCTTTTGTTTCTTGCATGATTTTGCCTATACGCCAAATTATCGGATTTTCATGCAGAATCCAGTATCCTTTAAGCCTTTGCCTTTTATTTTGGGATTAGCAACCGCTGGGGAATGTATTGAATTAAAGCCCAATACACTTAGTCAATTTTTGCTGATTGATCGCCAAGGTAACTTGCAAACCTTAGAAACCGACCCTTGTTTTGTATTTCATCACTGCAATGCCTATGAACGGGATGATGAAATTATTGTGGATTCGGTATGCTATCCCGATTACCCCAAGTTGGAACCAAATACCGATTTTCGAGACGTTAATTTTGATCAGGTTGTGGCAGGTCAACTCTGGCGATTTACGATTAATCATAGGCTGGGCACAGTAAAACGGGAATTAATCCTAGAGCGTTCTTGTGAATTTCCTGTGGTACATCCGCGTTGCATGGGGCAAGAATATCGCTATGCCTATATTGGGACAATCGCTAAAGAAGTAGGTAATGCACCGTTGCAAGCGATCGCCAAAATCGATATGAACACTGGAAAGCAAGAATTTCATAGTTTTGCGCCACGCGGTTTTATTAGTGAGCCAATTTTTGTACCACGTGATCGCAATGCAGGTAGTGAGGAAGATGATGGCTGGGTGTTAACTCTAATTTTTAATGCCGAACATAATCGCTCGGATTTAGTCATTCTTGATGCTCAGAATATATCTGGTAAACCTGTAGCTACGTTGCATTTAAAGCATCATGTCCCCTATGGATTGCATGGTACTTTTACACAGGAAGTTTTCTAA
- a CDS encoding DUF1565 domain-containing protein: MLPLTKFSKISMGITLLFTLGLPQILSSFEPAIAETISITIPNSQQLAQANQVIFVAPNGLDTNSGTSANQPLRSITAAIKKNLGVGTIIQLADGKYTTETGEQFPIKLTTGVILRGNPSNQGKDVIISGGGRFISPTFARQDIAVLASDNSRIEGVTITNANTRGYGLWVESAKNVTITNNTFVKSNHDGVFLTGSSTAEVISNIFIQNGANGISALGTSSGKIQNNTFYNTGFGLAIGQKSQVAVLANRIINNRGGIVVSNLSTPTFRSNLIANNQENGLVVLKDRKGQPTVDLGTSTSLGQNIFQNNKQFDINNASGVKLTAIGNQADPKRTQGAIELVIPKTPLTSPVTPEPVIPVEPPKTLPPSNTKPPVAPSTQSSQTSVVKPITSQTTKPAVKPATPTVKPTTPQTTKPLPSNPTSSL, from the coding sequence ATGTTGCCTTTAACGAAATTCTCCAAGATATCAATGGGAATTACACTGCTGTTCACCTTGGGTTTACCACAAATTCTCTCATCCTTTGAGCCAGCGATCGCCGAAACCATTAGCATAACTATTCCCAACTCACAGCAACTAGCTCAAGCCAATCAAGTTATCTTCGTTGCCCCTAATGGTTTAGATACTAATTCAGGAACCTCCGCTAATCAACCACTGCGCTCAATCACTGCTGCCATCAAAAAAAATCTAGGAGTTGGCACAATTATTCAACTTGCTGATGGCAAATACACGACTGAAACGGGCGAACAATTTCCTATAAAACTAACTACAGGAGTGATCCTCCGTGGCAATCCTAGCAATCAAGGCAAAGATGTCATTATTTCAGGTGGTGGACGTTTCATAAGTCCCACATTTGCTCGCCAAGATATTGCTGTACTAGCTAGTGACAACTCCCGTATTGAAGGTGTCACTATCACCAATGCCAATACAAGGGGCTATGGACTTTGGGTTGAATCCGCCAAAAATGTCACCATTACTAATAACACATTCGTAAAATCCAATCACGATGGCGTTTTTTTAACAGGTAGTTCTACTGCTGAAGTTATCAGCAATATCTTCATCCAAAATGGGGCTAATGGGATCTCAGCGTTGGGTACAAGCTCAGGAAAGATTCAGAATAACACTTTCTACAATACTGGCTTTGGTTTAGCGATTGGTCAAAAATCTCAAGTAGCAGTCCTTGCTAACCGCATTATTAATAATCGCGGTGGCATTGTTGTTTCCAACCTCTCAACCCCAACTTTCCGTAGCAATCTCATTGCCAATAATCAAGAAAACGGTTTAGTTGTGCTTAAAGATCGCAAAGGTCAGCCCACAGTTGATCTCGGCACAAGTACTAGTCTTGGTCAAAATATTTTTCAAAACAATAAACAATTTGATATCAACAACGCATCTGGCGTAAAACTGACCGCGATCGGCAATCAAGCCGATCCTAAACGCACTCAAGGAGCGATCGAGCTAGTTATCCCAAAAACTCCACTAACTTCCCCAGTTACCCCTGAACCAGTTATACCCGTTGAGCCACCGAAAACCTTGCCCCCATCAAATACTAAGCCCCCAGTCGCTCCAAGCACTCAATCATCCCAAACATCAGTCGTAAAACCAATTACATCGCAAACAACTAAGCCTGCTGTAAAACCTGCTACACCAACCGTAAAACCAACTACACCGCAAACAACTAAGCCTCTACCAAGCAACCCCACATCCTCCCTGTAA